ATGATCCTGGGCTTCCCGTCCAATCCGACGGCGCAATGCGTCGAGCTGGATTTCTTCGAGCGCGTGGTGGCCCTGGCCAAGCAATATGATGTGCTGGTGGTGCACGATCTGGCCTACGCCGATATCGTCTATGACGGCTGGAAAGCGCCTTCCATCATGCAGGTCCCGGGCGCCAAGGACATTGCGGTGGAGTTTTTCACCCTGTCCAAAAGCTACAACATGGCAGGCTGGCGTATCGGCTTTATGGTGGGTAATGCGGAATTGGTCAACGCCTTGGCGCGGATCAAGAGCTACCACGACTATGGCACTTTCACACCGCTGCAAGTGGCCGCAATTGCCGCCCTTGAAGGCGACCAGCAGTGCGTCAAGGATATTGCCGAGCAGTACCGTCAACGCCGTAACGTCCTGGTCAAGGGGCTGCACGAACTGGGATGGATGGTCGAGAACCCCAAGGCTTCGATGTATGTCTGGGCCAAGATCCCCGAGGCTTACGCACACATGGGCTCACTGGAATTCGCCAAAAAGCTGCTGGCGGATGCCAAGGTCTGTGTGTCGCCAGGCGTAGGGTTTGGTGAATATGGTGACGATCATGTGCGTTTTGCCCTGATTGAAAACCAGGACCGCATTCGTCAGGCGCTACGCGGGATTCGCGCCATGTTCCGGGCAGATGGCTTAAGCGCTGGCTAAAGCCCGGCGCAAACCAAACCTGTAGATACTCTATGTGGGAGCGAGCCTGCTCGCGAAAGACCTTCGCGAGCAGGCTCGCTCCCACATTGGCAGTTTTCCTGTAGCCACTGCCGCAGGCTGCGACTACAGAATGTTGATGGCTTAAACCACCAGCGACAACAGCAGAATAAAGATCAAACCTACAATCGACAGGATGGTTTCCATCGCGGTCCAGGTTTTGAAGGTTTCAGCCACGGTCATGTTGAAGTACTGCTTCACCAGCCAGAAACCCGCATCGTTGACGTGAGACAAAATCAACGAGCCTGCCCCCGTCGCCAGCACCAGCAGTTCGCGGTTCACGCCCGGAATCATGTCCACCACCGGCAACACAATCCCCGCACCGGTAATCGTTGCTACGGTCGCAGAACCGGTCGCAATACGAATCACCGCAGCCACCAGCCAGGCCAGCAGAATCGGCGAGATCTGTGCGTTCACCGCCATGTGGCCGATCACGTCACCCACGCCACTGGCCACCAGCATTTGCTTGAAGCCACCGCCGGCACCAATGATCAGGATGATTGCAGCGGTCGGCGCCAGGCTCGCGTCGAGCAACTTGAGGATGCGCTTGGAGTCGATACCCTGCTTGTAGCCAAAGGTGTACAGCGCCAG
This genomic stretch from Pseudomonas deceptionensis harbors:
- the alaC gene encoding alanine transaminase yields the protein MADQGSPRRFARIDRLPPYVFNITAELKMAARRRGEDIIDFSMGNPDGPTPPHIVEKLCTVAQREDTHGYSTSRGIPRLRRAISRWYADRYNVEIDPEHEAIVTIGSKEGLAHLMLATLDQGDTVLVPNPSYPIHIYGAVIAGAQVRSVPLIPGVDFFAELEKAIRGSIPKPKMMILGFPSNPTAQCVELDFFERVVALAKQYDVLVVHDLAYADIVYDGWKAPSIMQVPGAKDIAVEFFTLSKSYNMAGWRIGFMVGNAELVNALARIKSYHDYGTFTPLQVAAIAALEGDQQCVKDIAEQYRQRRNVLVKGLHELGWMVENPKASMYVWAKIPEAYAHMGSLEFAKKLLADAKVCVSPGVGFGEYGDDHVRFALIENQDRIRQALRGIRAMFRADGLSAG